A single window of Gaiellales bacterium DNA harbors:
- a CDS encoding DUF2269 family protein translates to MIKFWLFVHLAGLVLLAAGVGIANVSGIMMSKSVSPTMLAMWSKLNHRVEHVATLPGALILLVAGTVLVDKEGWDYTTGWVVAAYILWVVAVFLGAGVLGRHASRVHRLATAEVANGDQTSVEAARAARSPVGPVVGNLLNVIVLVFLYLMIYKPGS, encoded by the coding sequence GTGATCAAGTTCTGGCTATTCGTTCACCTTGCCGGGCTCGTGCTGCTTGCGGCCGGAGTCGGTATCGCGAACGTGTCCGGCATCATGATGAGCAAGTCGGTTTCGCCCACCATGCTCGCGATGTGGAGCAAGCTCAACCATCGTGTGGAGCATGTCGCGACGCTCCCTGGCGCGCTCATCCTCCTCGTCGCCGGAACGGTGCTGGTTGACAAGGAAGGATGGGACTACACCACCGGTTGGGTCGTGGCGGCCTACATCCTCTGGGTCGTTGCCGTGTTCCTGGGCGCCGGCGTCCTCGGCCGCCATGCCAGCCGGGTTCACCGGCTCGCGACCGCTGAAGTCGCGAACGGAGACCAGACGAGCGTCGAGGCCGCTCGCGCGGCCCGCTCGCCCGTCGGCCCGGTGGTCGGTAACCTGCTCAACGTCATCGTGCTGGTCTTCCTGTACCTGATGATCTACAAGCCTGGGAGCTGA